Below is a genomic region from Drosophila kikkawai strain 14028-0561.14 chromosome X, DkikHiC1v2, whole genome shotgun sequence.
GTtggagcaggaacaggagcagcagccggagCTGCAGCGGGAGTAGAAGCTTTAACAGTAGCAATAATGGAAGCTGCTACGGGTACTGGTGGAGGAGCTGCCCGCGGTGGCTGCTCCAAgtcctcatcctcctcatcACTGTCCGAGCTGGAACTGGACGAAGAGCTGGAGGTGGGTGGCACTGGTGGCGGCTCTTCCACACTGGCGGGCAATGGCACTCTGGCCTCCCAGCTGCGACGTTTCAGGGAATCACTGCTACCAATTTCCAGATACTTGCCGCCGCCATACAATTTCGATGCCCACTCATCCTTGCTGCTATCCGGCTCTACTGGCGGCTTCTCCTTTGGCTTTTCTCGCTCCGcctcctgctgctccaccTGCGACGACAAAGACGACGGCGAGGAGGGAATGCGTGGCGGCTTCGAGGGAGGCGGCagggtgctgctgctgctggcgcggGCACGTACACTGAAATCGATCTCAAGCTGTTCCATCTCTGCATCGATGGGCGCATCCTCATCGAGGGTTGCTGGTAAAACCGTTGGCTTACCTTtcccgctgccgccgccaccgaTGACCACGCCGTTGCCGTTGCTCAGCAAGGGCGATGGATGGCGCGGCGCAAAATTTGGCGTCCCGGCTACTGTTGCTGGCGGTGGCTGAAGACCAGATCGTTGGATGTTTAGCGAACTGCCGGAGCTCTTGTGCGATAGATTATCAAAGACAAACTCATCCTCGTCCTCGCTAATCACACCGGGATCGGCCTCGCCTGCCCGCTGGCCACCTCGTCGCCGGCCACTGCCTCCGCCGTTTTGGCCCCTGCCCGCTGAGCTATTGGGTGTCCCGAGGCTGGCAAAAGAGCCGCCAAAGGAGCTGCTATCATCGCCGCCAGCCTCCTGTTTCTTCTTGCTGCGAATGTGCAATTTGGAGCTGAGCGAACCGGCCAGCTTCTTGATGCTGCGTCGCTTCTCGCCATTGCCAATGGACAGGAGGCTGCCGCCCACAGAGCTGGCCAGCTGGCCAATGGAAGACTTGTGCTTGTCCTTCTTACTGAGGTCGGTCAGTGAGCCGGATTTGACCACAAAGGCAATGCGGACCTCCAGTTCACCGCGCTCCTTGTTCTTCTTCTCCTTGCCGGGCTTGCTCTCCAGCTTGAACCACTTGGCGCGCGGCCTGTCATACACGTCCATCTCGTTGAGGGGCAGCGTGGCCTGGCCAAGGAACTCATCGATGCCCAGGTTGTTTCTGTGCAGGCAGGTGAGCGTTAGCTCAGCCCTATTGCCCTGATCGGGAATTTtgctataaaatttaaataattttaatagtgGCATTGGAAAATGTCTGAAATGTCCAGCTTACAGCTCACACTCCTCGTTCCAGTTGACATTGGTCTCGGCCTTGTCCTTGACGGATGTCTGATACTTCTCCTTGCCCAAAGCAATGGTGACGAAGCAGTTGTTGGTGCCATTCTTGCCCTTGGTCAGCAGACCACGCGCCCGTTGCACTGTAAAGGGAGAAGATAGGGTTTAAAAATAGCAGTTA
It encodes:
- the Rip11 gene encoding rab11 family-interacting protein 1 isoform X2, coding for MWSPTHCSVTVQRARGLLTKGKNGTNNCFVTIALGKEKYQTSVKDKAETNVNWNEECELKIPDQGNRAELTLTCLHRNNLGIDEFLGQATLPLNEMDVYDRPRAKWFKLESKPGKEKKNKERGELEVRIAFVVKSGSLTDLSKKDKHKSSIGQLASSVGGSLLSIGNGEKRRSIKKLAGSLSSKLHIRSKKKQEAGGDDSSSFGGSFASLGTPNSSAGRGQNGGGSGRRRGGQRAGEADPGVISEDEDEFVFDNLSHKSSGSSLNIQRSGLQPPPATVAGTPNFAPRHPSPLLSNGNGVVIGGGGSGKGKPTVLPATLDEDAPIDAEMEQLEIDFSVRARASSSSTLPPPSKPPRIPSSPSSLSSQVEQQEAEREKPKEKPPVEPDSSKDEWASKLYGGGKYLEIGSSDSLKRRSWEARVPLPASVEEPPPVPPTSSSSSSSSSDSDEEDEDLEQPPRAAPPPVPVAASIIATVKASTPAAAPAAAPVPAPTAVTSSSLFSPDVEHRNFDTFNASFAKYEQRNSTAIFADEPVLEELDLEPEKPMALPTPTARPKPQPRVMPDLRAEEEKAREEAARQQRAEEDARLEEELRLNEQRLHEEEAALQRELEEEAKERQQLEEQRRRETKRWEEDQRLLSFATRSASLEEPPAAVAAPAATQREMVEEPEEVELAEPEHNFLTPEQSPKEFQTNGNGGEKRLGKFKYGNKRDKYNNDNESNSPSPKSTERIIIGHEKSGSHAERRSEISAQLAKKYEGKSREELMLIANGMENEALLQRQRVKELEDYLDNLLLRVMETHPKILQNPYSRTTSAKSG
- the Rip11 gene encoding rab11 family-interacting protein 1 isoform X1; this translates as MWSPTHCSVTVQRARGLLTKGKNGTNNCFVTIALGKEKYQTSVKDKAETNVNWNEECELKIPDQGNRAELTLTCLHRNNLGIDEFLGQATLPLNEMDVYDRPRAKWFKLESKPGKEKKNKERGELEVRIAFVVKSGSLTDLSKKDKHKSSIGQLASSVGGSLLSIGNGEKRRSIKKLAGSLSSKLHIRSKKKQEAGGDDSSSFGGSFASLGTPNSSAGRGQNGGGSGRRRGGQRAGEADPGVISEDEDEFVFDNLSHKSSGSSLNIQRSGLQPPPATVAGTPNFAPRHPSPLLSNGNGVVIGGGGSGKGKPTVLPATLDEDAPIDAEMEQLEIDFSVRARASSSSTLPPPSKPPRIPSSPSSLSSQVEQQEAEREKPKEKPPVEPDSSKDEWASKLYGGGKYLEIGSSDSLKRRSWEARVPLPASVEEPPPVPPTSSSSSSSSSDSDEEDEDLEQPPRAAPPPVPVAASIIATVKASTPAAAPAAAPVPAPTAVTSSSLFSPDVEHRNFDTFNASFAKYEQRNSTAIFADEPVLEELDLEPEKPMALPTPTARPKPQPRVMPDLRAEEEKAREEAARQQRAEEDARLEEELRLNEQRLHEEEAALQRELEEEAKERQQLEEQRRRETKRWEEDQRLLSFATRSASLEEPPAAVAAPAATQREMVEEPEEVELAEPEHNFLTPEQSPKEFQTNGNGGEKRLGKFKYGNKRDKYNNDNESNSPSPKSTERIIIGHEKSGSHAERRSEISAQLAKKYEGKSREELMLIANGMENEALLQRQRVKELEDYLDNLLLRVMETHPKILQNPYSRTTSAKRYGPKSFWSLPRATLTH